From a single Brassica oleracea var. oleracea cultivar TO1000 chromosome C5, BOL, whole genome shotgun sequence genomic region:
- the LOC106344852 gene encoding uncharacterized protein LOC106344852: MKEAAIWLNLHNALPKLDSPEFNIDAGLEKWQKPPPSFLKCNVGSSWDGATLTCGGEWLVRDEQGNVLLHSRRSFSQIESSLQAKLVALQWAAAAMCDLKLKKVIIESSALEIKNSMDHPQLSLENYTNCSYALSTIHSIMGGSLSFVPISCNNSATTIADSVTRDQRHHSYVAWKGTRWLSSQIRQEASA, encoded by the coding sequence ATGAAAGAGGCTGCGATCTGGTTGAATCTACATAATGCTCTCCCTAAGTTAGACTCTCCTGAGTTTAATATTGATGCAGGTCTTGAGAAGTGGCAGAAACCCCCTCCTTCCTTTCTCAAATGCAATGTGGGATCATCATGGGATGGAGCCACACTTACATGTGGAGGTGAGTGGCTGGTTCGTGATGAGCAAGGAAATGTTTTGCTACACAGCAGAAGGTCTTTCTCTCAAATTGAATCTTCACTTCAAGCTAAATTGGTAGCATTACAGTGGGCTGCAGCAGCCATGTGCGACCTCAAGTTGAAGAAAGTAATCATAGAGTCATCTGCGCTAGAGATTAAAAATTCTATGGACCATCCACAGCTATCTTTAGAGAACTACACCAACTGTTCTTATGCTCTATCTACGATTCATTCCATTATGGGAGGCAGTTTGAGCTTTGTACCGATATCTTGCAACAACTCAGCAACGACGATTGCTGATAGTGTTACAAGAGATCAGAGACACCATTCATATGTCGCTTGGAAGGGTACTCGTTGGTTGTCGTCTCAAATTCGCCAAGAAGCATCAGCATAA